A single window of Bacteroidia bacterium DNA harbors:
- a CDS encoding energy transducer TonB yields the protein MPIILILLGLMLFTGNVTYAQVPINENVEALPPPSSSESDTIYQHPEQEAEFPGGKSSMIKYIAKNLVYPEDAVINGISGSIQVFFIVEKDGQVSHVELAKPNQDKQLSKEALRIVKMFPKFLPARQNGRPVRSSIVLPINFLLK from the coding sequence ATGCCTATTATTTTGATTTTGTTAGGTTTGATGTTGTTTACCGGCAATGTAACATATGCCCAGGTTCCAATCAATGAAAATGTGGAAGCTTTACCCCCACCTTCATCTAGCGAAAGTGATACCATATACCAGCATCCGGAGCAAGAAGCGGAATTCCCGGGAGGTAAAAGCAGTATGATTAAATATATTGCAAAAAACCTGGTTTATCCTGAAGATGCTGTAATTAATGGCATTTCTGGTTCTATTCAGGTATTCTTTATTGTTGAAAAGGACGGGCAGGTCTCTCATGTGGAATTGGCCAAGCCAAACCAAGATAAGCAATTGAGTAAGGAGGCGCTTCGAATTGTTAAAATGTTTCCCAAATTTCTTCCAGCACGTCAAAATGGAAGACCGGTTAGATCTTCCATCGTATTACCTATCAATTTTTTACTTAAATAA
- a CDS encoding arsenate reductase (glutaredoxin) produces MLKIYFKSTCSTCRKALDILKEETSEHIEIVEYMKTRPSAQEIKEIVELIGIKPLDLVRKKEDLYKNEYKNKQISDQEWFEILSRFPELIERPIVVKDGRAMIGRPPETIKAWWTA; encoded by the coding sequence ATGCTTAAAATTTATTTCAAATCAACTTGTTCTACCTGTAGGAAGGCTTTAGACATTTTAAAGGAAGAAACAAGTGAGCACATTGAAATCGTTGAGTATATGAAAACCCGACCTAGTGCTCAAGAAATAAAAGAAATTGTTGAGCTTATTGGGATTAAACCCTTGGATTTGGTTCGGAAAAAGGAAGACTTGTACAAAAATGAATACAAAAACAAGCAAATTAGTGACCAGGAGTGGTTTGAAATTTTGTCCAGGTTTCCCGAATTGATAGAAAGACCGATTGTAGTTAAAGACGGAAGAGCTATGATTGGCAGGCCGCCTGAAACTATCAAAGCCTGGTGGACGGCTTGA
- a CDS encoding PAS domain S-box protein: MNSKDRKWELFNNLPEGVIIIDSDLRIIFANPIAMEALGEKGDNIINSHLPDLWPKGNQAKLKEAIQRSVKTNSHHQYSDHLPFAFSEKSPLVVCCFPMDNQLLLRLRKSTLDEALFYQNQRTLEELSAYKAALNESTILAITDLKGVITYANDNFCKISKYSREELIGQPHSIINSGYHSKAFFKDMWKTIGNGSIWKGQFKNKAKDGTEYWVNTSIVPFLNEKGKPYQYLAIREDITEKKKIEMELVKSNRLYQFTSSINRSIVQIKDKNKLIENLCEVTSLIGQFSLNWLSLIKDNSVILHTAQGDQSIIKKLINLNATPIEHFKFSNSLVERIQQTKTSQHFDYFEELGELVKAGSKEYDSVYKSKLAFPILVFNQVVGLWFVFSEEENVFDHSEKYLLEEAAMDVSYALENIWNLKQKERIENNLLKSEKRFRFLIEKSKDIKLIADKEGAILYISPSVTTYLGYELDEMIGMVGQTIVHPDDLSIYLTERNRIIQVPGSSYNLIIRLRHKNGEYIWVDCVTTNWLEEPGIQGLVSNFFEITEKKKIEEARVKDEMNLKALINNTSDLIWSIDKEFRLITCNLAYSNLLFVTLGKQIKTGDFIFDYLLDPKLLNQYQVRFQRAFNGESFTDLVYFDLDVPYWLEISFYPIINGNSIEGVACFAKDVTEKRKAEEDLRRSESKLKEAQSIAHMGNWELDFLNNRAYWSEELQDILGYESNENFQTIESWKELIHPDDLDRILEKVNEQQVNLENASFDYRIIRKDQTIRYLHSESKIKTDGSGNLIGLFGISIDITEQKKAEHLLELTLAQLEERIAERTKEITQKNINILDSINYAKRIQLGLLANQVKLKEIFEKSFVINLPRDIVSGDFFWVYQRRNKKYLVVADCTGHGVPGALMSIIGTNLLNQIVVNEHYENPSEILELLDIRLKYAVQGNDKEVKDGMDLSLCIVDYYFNELYFAGANNQVYLSTPNGAVDILKADRMAIGGGSNEESKRFETKRISFQSGQRIYLSSDGFASQFGGKSGKKYMKERFRKLLESCSKIELIDQGKCLEQEFNDWKGLTEQVDDVMIVGVEL, from the coding sequence ATGAATTCTAAGGATAGAAAATGGGAGTTATTCAATAATTTACCTGAAGGGGTAATCATAATTGATTCTGATTTACGAATCATATTTGCCAATCCGATTGCCATGGAGGCCTTAGGGGAAAAAGGCGACAATATTATCAATAGTCACTTACCGGATTTATGGCCTAAAGGTAATCAGGCCAAGCTAAAGGAAGCCATTCAAAGGTCCGTAAAAACCAATAGTCACCATCAATATTCGGACCATTTACCATTTGCTTTTTCAGAAAAATCTCCATTGGTTGTTTGTTGTTTTCCAATGGACAACCAACTTTTATTGCGGTTGAGGAAGTCAACTTTGGATGAAGCCCTTTTTTATCAAAACCAACGAACGCTGGAGGAACTTTCTGCCTACAAGGCGGCATTGAATGAATCGACCATTTTGGCTATTACCGATTTGAAGGGAGTAATCACTTATGCAAATGATAATTTTTGCAAGATTTCGAAATATTCCAGGGAAGAATTAATTGGTCAGCCTCATAGCATTATAAATTCAGGCTATCATTCCAAAGCCTTTTTTAAGGATATGTGGAAGACAATCGGAAATGGATCCATTTGGAAAGGTCAATTTAAAAACAAAGCGAAAGATGGTACTGAATATTGGGTAAACACTTCGATTGTTCCATTTTTAAATGAAAAAGGAAAACCTTATCAGTATTTGGCTATTCGGGAAGATATTACGGAAAAGAAAAAGATTGAAATGGAATTGGTTAAGTCGAATCGATTGTATCAGTTTACCAGTTCCATCAATCGAAGTATTGTTCAAATTAAAGATAAAAACAAACTAATTGAGAACCTGTGTGAAGTAACCAGTTTAATTGGGCAATTCAGTTTAAATTGGTTAAGTTTAATTAAAGATAATTCTGTTATTCTGCATACAGCACAAGGAGACCAGTCTATCATTAAAAAGCTTATAAACTTAAATGCTACACCTATTGAGCATTTTAAGTTTTCCAACTCTTTAGTGGAGCGTATTCAACAAACCAAGACATCCCAACATTTTGATTATTTTGAGGAATTAGGAGAATTGGTAAAAGCCGGATCAAAAGAATATGATAGCGTTTATAAATCCAAGCTTGCTTTTCCTATCCTGGTTTTTAATCAGGTAGTTGGATTATGGTTTGTATTTTCAGAGGAAGAAAATGTATTTGACCATTCCGAAAAATACCTTTTGGAAGAAGCTGCAATGGATGTTTCCTATGCACTAGAGAATATTTGGAATTTAAAACAAAAGGAAAGAATTGAAAATAACTTGCTCAAAAGCGAAAAACGATTTAGATTTTTGATTGAGAAGAGCAAAGACATTAAATTAATTGCAGATAAAGAAGGTGCAATATTGTATATAAGTCCATCGGTAACAACCTACCTGGGGTATGAATTGGATGAAATGATTGGAATGGTAGGACAAACCATAGTACATCCGGATGATTTATCTATTTACCTTACAGAAAGAAATCGAATTATTCAGGTTCCCGGTTCCAGTTACAACTTAATCATAAGGTTGAGGCATAAAAATGGAGAATATATTTGGGTTGATTGTGTGACTACCAATTGGTTGGAAGAGCCGGGAATACAAGGTTTAGTTTCAAACTTCTTTGAAATCACTGAAAAGAAAAAAATTGAAGAGGCCAGGGTAAAAGATGAAATGAATCTAAAGGCTCTAATTAACAACACCAGTGATTTAATTTGGAGTATCGACAAGGAATTCAGGTTAATAACCTGCAATTTGGCCTATAGTAATTTGCTTTTTGTTACGCTTGGAAAGCAGATAAAAACAGGTGATTTTATTTTCGATTATTTACTGGATCCTAAGTTACTTAACCAATATCAGGTTAGATTTCAAAGAGCTTTTAATGGGGAATCATTTACCGACCTCGTTTACTTTGATTTGGATGTGCCTTATTGGTTGGAGATTTCATTTTATCCGATCATCAATGGAAATTCCATTGAAGGAGTTGCATGCTTTGCAAAAGATGTAACGGAAAAAAGAAAGGCTGAAGAGGATTTAAGAAGAAGTGAATCAAAACTGAAAGAGGCCCAATCAATTGCCCACATGGGTAATTGGGAGTTAGATTTTTTGAATAACAGAGCCTATTGGTCAGAAGAGTTGCAAGATATTTTAGGATATGAGTCGAATGAGAATTTTCAAACCATTGAAAGTTGGAAGGAGCTTATTCATCCGGACGATTTAGATCGAATACTAGAAAAGGTTAATGAGCAACAAGTAAATTTGGAGAATGCTTCTTTTGATTATCGAATAATTAGGAAGGATCAAACCATCCGATACTTGCACTCGGAGAGTAAAATAAAAACAGATGGTTCCGGAAATTTAATCGGACTGTTTGGAATTTCAATTGACATCACCGAACAAAAGAAAGCTGAACATTTATTGGAACTTACCTTGGCTCAATTGGAAGAGCGTATTGCAGAGCGAACCAAGGAGATTACACAAAAGAACATCAATATTTTAGATAGTATCAACTATGCCAAACGAATACAATTGGGATTGTTGGCCAACCAGGTTAAGCTGAAAGAAATATTTGAAAAATCATTTGTAATTAACTTACCTCGAGATATTGTTAGTGGGGATTTCTTTTGGGTTTACCAACGTCGAAATAAGAAATACCTGGTAGTTGCTGATTGCACCGGTCATGGAGTTCCTGGGGCTTTGATGTCAATAATTGGAACCAATTTACTGAATCAAATTGTAGTAAATGAACATTATGAAAACCCATCTGAAATACTAGAATTACTTGATATCAGATTAAAGTATGCTGTTCAGGGAAACGACAAAGAAGTGAAAGATGGGATGGATCTTAGTTTGTGTATTGTTGACTATTATTTCAATGAATTGTACTTTGCAGGGGCTAATAATCAAGTTTATCTTTCCACTCCAAATGGTGCGGTTGATATTCTCAAAGCAGACCGAATGGCTATTGGAGGTGGTTCAAACGAAGAATCTAAACGCTTTGAAACCAAACGTATTTCGTTTCAAAGTGGACAACGAATTTACCTGAGTTCAGATGGATTTGCATCACAGTTTGGTGGAAAAAGCGGGAAAAAATACATGAAGGAGCGTTTTAGAAAATTATTAGAATCTTGCTCCAAAATAGAATTAATTGATCAAGGCAAGTGTTTAGAGCAAGAATTTAATGATTGGAAAGGCTTAACCGAACAAGTGGACGATGTTATGATTGTTGGGGTAGAACTTTAG
- a CDS encoding phosphoglucomutase/phosphomannomutase family protein encodes MTTIKFGTDGWRAIIAKEFTADNVARAAQGYATWLKENYKNPSMVVGHDCRFAGELFVHSVIQVMLLNNIKVYASKGFVSTPMVSLGCKSYSASGGVIITASHNPPEYSGFKLKSGHGGPLLEQDVKAVEKLIPTEAPAQYQEQDLEKAEKEGRLVYVALENDYVKRVEEGFDLDAIRNSKFNFAYDAMYGAGQNVMRRLFSDITLVHCDHNPLFDGIAPEPIMKNLQEFSDIIKVAEDIDCGLVTDGDADRIGLFSGKGEFVDSHHILLLLTHYLYKYKGWTGKVATGFSTTVKLEMLCKHYGLDFQVVPIGFKHVCGIMLKEDVLVGGEESGGIAVKGHIPERDGIWNGMLIWEMMVKTGKSLTELIQEIYDIVGSFAFRREDLGLLESKKQEIIANCKAGKYESFGGKKPIRMEDMDGWKFYFSDSEWLMIRPSGTEPVLRIYAEASTAQAAQHLLDLCKSEIL; translated from the coding sequence ATGACTACTATAAAATTTGGAACCGACGGTTGGAGGGCTATCATAGCCAAAGAATTTACCGCCGACAATGTGGCCCGGGCTGCTCAAGGTTATGCCACCTGGTTAAAAGAAAATTACAAAAATCCTTCCATGGTAGTCGGACATGATTGCCGATTTGCCGGTGAATTATTTGTGCATTCTGTTATCCAGGTGATGTTACTGAACAATATTAAAGTTTATGCATCAAAAGGATTTGTAAGCACTCCCATGGTTAGCTTAGGTTGTAAATCCTATTCAGCTTCCGGTGGAGTTATTATTACAGCTAGTCATAATCCACCGGAATACAGTGGTTTTAAATTAAAATCTGGACATGGCGGACCTTTATTAGAACAGGATGTAAAAGCAGTTGAAAAATTAATACCTACCGAGGCTCCTGCACAATACCAAGAGCAAGATTTGGAAAAAGCTGAAAAAGAAGGAAGGTTGGTTTATGTGGCCTTAGAGAATGATTATGTAAAGCGAGTAGAGGAGGGGTTTGATTTAGATGCCATTCGCAATTCTAAATTCAACTTTGCTTATGATGCCATGTATGGAGCCGGACAAAATGTAATGAGAAGATTGTTTTCGGATATAACTTTAGTGCATTGTGACCACAACCCTTTATTTGATGGAATTGCCCCGGAACCAATTATGAAAAATCTTCAGGAATTTTCAGATATAATTAAAGTTGCGGAAGATATCGATTGTGGATTGGTGACCGATGGAGATGCAGATCGAATTGGTTTGTTTAGCGGTAAAGGTGAATTTGTAGATTCTCACCACATCCTCTTGCTTTTAACGCATTATCTCTACAAATACAAGGGTTGGACAGGTAAGGTTGCGACCGGATTTTCCACTACTGTAAAGCTGGAAATGCTTTGTAAACACTATGGCTTGGATTTTCAAGTGGTACCCATTGGTTTTAAGCATGTTTGCGGTATCATGTTAAAAGAAGATGTGTTGGTAGGAGGAGAGGAGTCCGGAGGAATTGCCGTAAAAGGTCATATCCCGGAAAGAGACGGTATTTGGAACGGAATGTTAATCTGGGAAATGATGGTGAAAACGGGCAAAAGCCTGACCGAATTAATTCAAGAAATTTACGATATTGTTGGATCATTTGCCTTTAGAAGAGAAGATTTAGGTTTATTGGAATCCAAAAAACAGGAAATAATTGCCAATTGCAAGGCTGGAAAGTATGAATCGTTCGGCGGCAAGAAACCTATTCGGATGGAAGATATGGATGGATGGAAATTCTATTTTAGTGATTCAGAATGGTTAATGATTCGTCCAAGCGGAACAGAACCGGTACTTCGAATTTATGCCGAAGCATCAACAGCGCAAGCTGCACAACATTTGCTTGATCTGTGTAAATCAGAAATTCTGTAA
- the gldG gene encoding gliding motility-associated ABC transporter substrate-binding protein GldG, whose protein sequence is MSANSRRTKDLLGFVLILLIIVLLNFIGKFLYYRLDLTTEKRYTLSQPTRELLKGLNDVVYFKIYLEGDFPAGFRVLRNRTKEMLEEFQALGGSNVQFEFIDPNANPDKKQRQQLYRELYEQGLQPTKLEVTEKEGESQQVIFPGAIVSFKGKSGAIQLLKSRMGTSPEQMLNNSVQDLEYELADAIRKLSKPAKPLVGFIGGHGELDSLEVYDITHTLADYYDVVLDTINHRLGSLNRYKCIVIAKPDSAWDDKDKFILDQYIMRGGKVLWLVDPVYATMDSLQSQATTFAIPVETNLEDLLFAYGVRINYNLIQDLQAAPIPITTGMIGNQPQMKFFPWFYFPIFFPEAKHPIVNNLNGIKAEFASSMDTLSVAGIKKTILLQSSKYARIQQAPTRISLNLLGVPPDESQFNKPNLITGVLLEGEFPSAFTDMIPSAIQQSTEIGFRSKSIKTAMIVVSDGDLIRNGVNRKNGTYYALGYDRYTQRDYGNKNFILNAINYLCDDSGLISARARELKLRLLDRKKVEKEKFKWQVINVALPVLLLFSLGGFLYWRRKRKYGN, encoded by the coding sequence ATGAGCGCTAATTCCAGAAGAACAAAAGACCTACTTGGGTTTGTATTAATATTACTAATCATTGTGCTGCTAAATTTTATTGGTAAATTTCTATATTACCGATTGGATTTAACAACAGAAAAACGATACACCCTGAGTCAACCAACCCGAGAATTATTAAAGGGTTTAAATGATGTTGTTTATTTCAAAATATACCTGGAAGGAGATTTTCCGGCAGGTTTTCGGGTTCTTCGAAACAGAACCAAGGAAATGTTGGAAGAATTTCAGGCACTTGGAGGTTCCAATGTACAATTTGAATTCATTGATCCCAATGCCAATCCGGATAAAAAGCAACGCCAACAATTATACCGGGAGCTTTATGAACAAGGTTTACAGCCAACCAAATTAGAGGTTACCGAGAAGGAAGGAGAAAGTCAACAGGTTATTTTTCCCGGCGCCATAGTTAGTTTTAAAGGTAAATCAGGAGCTATTCAACTTTTAAAAAGCCGAATGGGGACTTCCCCTGAGCAAATGCTTAATAATTCAGTTCAGGATTTGGAATATGAATTAGCGGATGCCATTCGAAAACTAAGCAAACCTGCCAAACCTTTGGTTGGATTTATTGGAGGACATGGAGAATTGGATAGTTTAGAGGTTTATGACATTACCCATACCCTAGCCGATTACTATGATGTGGTATTAGATACTATTAATCATCGTCTGGGAAGTCTGAACAGGTATAAATGTATAGTGATAGCCAAGCCAGATTCAGCTTGGGACGACAAGGATAAATTTATTTTGGATCAATACATTATGCGTGGTGGAAAAGTGCTATGGTTGGTTGACCCTGTTTATGCCACCATGGATAGCCTTCAAAGCCAGGCAACAACCTTTGCTATTCCGGTTGAAACGAATTTGGAGGATTTGTTGTTTGCCTATGGTGTTCGAATTAATTACAATTTAATCCAGGATTTGCAGGCTGCACCCATTCCAATTACCACCGGAATGATAGGTAATCAGCCGCAGATGAAATTCTTTCCTTGGTTTTATTTCCCAATTTTCTTCCCAGAAGCCAAGCATCCAATAGTTAATAATTTGAATGGAATTAAGGCGGAATTTGCATCCTCGATGGATACACTTTCGGTTGCCGGAATTAAGAAAACCATATTATTGCAAAGTTCTAAATATGCCCGAATACAGCAGGCACCTACCAGAATAAGCCTTAATTTATTAGGAGTCCCACCGGATGAAAGTCAATTTAACAAACCTAATTTAATTACAGGAGTGCTGTTGGAAGGAGAATTCCCTTCGGCATTTACAGATATGATTCCTTCTGCAATTCAACAAAGCACAGAAATTGGTTTTCGGTCAAAAAGTATAAAAACAGCTATGATAGTGGTTTCGGATGGAGATTTAATTCGGAATGGAGTTAATCGTAAAAATGGCACCTATTATGCACTCGGTTACGACCGATATACCCAGCGTGATTACGGAAATAAAAACTTTATCCTCAATGCCATCAATTATCTATGTGACGATTCCGGACTAATTTCGGCTAGAGCAAGAGAATTGAAACTTCGATTGCTAGATAGAAAGAAGGTGGAAAAAGAAAAATTCAAATGGCAAGTAATTAATGTGGCATTACCTGTCCTTTTGCTATTTTCACTAGGTGGTTTCCTTTATTGGAGAAGGAAAAGAAAATATGGAAACTAA
- the polA gene encoding DNA polymerase I has protein sequence MKKLFLLDAFALIYRAYFAFSNSPRINSKGLNTSAMFGFTNTLLDVINKEKPSHLAVVFDTSEPTVRHIEYEAYKAHREEMPEDLAKSIPYIMQIIEAFNIPIIFSHGYEADDVIGTLAVKAEAQGYTTYMMTPDKDYGQLVSEHIKVYKPARMGNGVEILGPKEVCEKYGIRHPKELIDILGLWGDKVDNIPGIPGFGEKTAMELIKEYGSIENLITHADQLKGSKQEKVKTYADQALLSKKLATIITDVPIELDEKSLEMEDPDPEKIRAVFGELEFRNLLKKVLGEETVSSSPSPAISPSSGQMDLFGAVVEKTSSTAINSPDSAEENHHNYKTLADTPHTYKVVESESDWQEFLSAIDSADTFCFDSETTSTNELEAELVGLAFSIKKGEGFYIPCPPERNSCLEILDRVKPIFNLTEKTLVGQNIKYDLMVLANYGIELKNKLFDTMLAHYLLQPDMRHGMDVLAETYLGYSPISITSLIGKKGKDQGSMRDVELNVIKEYAVEDADITLQLKDVFLPQMTENSTWKLFEEIEMPLVPVLAAMEREGINLDTDALKDFSKELETEITKIEQEIYDLAGLKFNIASPAQLGRILFEHLKIDEKAKKTATKQYSTAEDVLAKLAHRHPIVDKVLEFRGLVKLKNTYVDTLPTLLNSETKRIHTSYNQAVAATGRLSSNNPNLQNIPIRTERGKEVRKAFVPRNSDYTLLSADYSQIELRIIAALAKETSMIEDFKNGVDIHTSTAAKVYGLALDQVTKEQRSHAKMVNFGIIYGISAFGLAERLNISRNEAKNIIDNYFLKYPGIKQYMDESIEKAREKGYVETILGRRRYLRDINSANQTVRGFAERNAINAPIQGSAADMIKIAMIRVYHEMKTRQLKSKLLLQVHDELVFDAYKPELEELTILVKECMQNALPLDVPIVAETGFGNNWLEAH, from the coding sequence ATGAAAAAACTTTTTCTACTGGATGCATTTGCCCTGATATATCGGGCCTATTTTGCATTTAGCAATAGTCCAAGAATTAATTCAAAAGGATTAAATACTTCAGCCATGTTTGGTTTTACCAATACTTTGCTGGATGTAATAAATAAAGAGAAACCAAGTCACCTGGCTGTTGTTTTTGACACATCTGAACCAACTGTGCGACATATAGAGTATGAGGCTTACAAAGCTCATCGGGAGGAGATGCCGGAAGATTTAGCCAAGAGTATTCCTTACATCATGCAAATTATTGAAGCGTTTAATATTCCCATCATTTTTTCGCATGGTTATGAGGCAGATGATGTTATAGGAACTCTGGCAGTAAAAGCTGAAGCCCAAGGGTATACAACCTATATGATGACTCCGGATAAGGATTATGGACAATTGGTAAGTGAGCATATAAAGGTTTACAAACCTGCCAGAATGGGAAATGGAGTGGAGATTCTAGGCCCCAAGGAAGTATGTGAAAAATATGGAATTCGGCACCCTAAAGAGTTAATTGATATTTTAGGTTTATGGGGTGATAAGGTGGACAATATTCCGGGAATTCCCGGCTTTGGAGAAAAAACGGCCATGGAATTAATTAAAGAATATGGTTCCATTGAAAATTTGATAACGCATGCAGACCAATTAAAAGGAAGTAAGCAAGAAAAGGTAAAAACGTATGCAGACCAGGCTTTACTTTCAAAAAAACTAGCAACAATTATTACAGATGTTCCTATTGAATTGGACGAAAAGTCCTTGGAAATGGAAGACCCTGATCCCGAAAAAATTAGGGCTGTTTTCGGAGAATTGGAGTTTAGAAATTTATTGAAAAAAGTATTGGGTGAAGAAACCGTCTCCTCCTCCCCTAGCCCGGCAATAAGTCCAAGTTCCGGACAAATGGATCTTTTTGGAGCAGTTGTTGAAAAAACAAGCTCCACAGCCATCAATAGCCCGGATTCGGCAGAGGAGAATCATCACAATTATAAAACCTTAGCCGATACCCCTCATACTTACAAAGTTGTTGAGTCTGAGTCGGACTGGCAGGAGTTTTTATCAGCTATTGATTCAGCAGATACCTTTTGCTTTGACAGCGAAACGACCAGTACCAATGAACTGGAGGCTGAATTAGTTGGTTTGGCATTTTCAATTAAAAAAGGGGAAGGTTTTTATATTCCATGTCCACCTGAAAGAAATTCCTGCCTGGAAATATTAGATCGGGTAAAACCCATCTTTAATTTGACTGAAAAAACCTTGGTTGGGCAGAATATTAAATATGATTTAATGGTTTTAGCAAACTATGGTATTGAATTGAAAAACAAGCTTTTTGATACTATGTTAGCTCATTATTTATTACAGCCCGATATGAGGCATGGGATGGATGTACTTGCCGAAACTTATTTAGGGTATAGTCCGATTTCCATTACCTCTTTAATTGGGAAAAAGGGAAAGGATCAGGGCAGCATGAGGGATGTAGAATTGAATGTTATAAAGGAATATGCTGTGGAGGATGCTGACATTACTTTGCAACTGAAGGATGTTTTTTTGCCACAAATGACAGAAAATTCTACCTGGAAATTATTTGAAGAAATTGAAATGCCTTTGGTTCCTGTTTTAGCAGCAATGGAGCGAGAAGGCATTAATTTAGATACGGATGCATTAAAGGATTTTTCAAAAGAGTTAGAAACCGAAATAACCAAAATAGAACAGGAAATTTACGATTTGGCCGGATTAAAATTCAACATAGCCTCTCCTGCTCAACTTGGTAGAATTCTGTTTGAACATCTCAAGATTGATGAAAAGGCAAAAAAGACGGCCACCAAGCAATATTCCACCGCCGAAGATGTATTGGCAAAACTGGCTCATAGGCACCCAATCGTTGATAAGGTATTAGAATTCAGAGGGTTGGTAAAATTAAAAAACACCTATGTGGATACTTTACCTACGTTGTTAAATTCAGAAACCAAACGGATACACACGTCTTACAATCAGGCCGTAGCAGCTACCGGCCGTTTAAGTTCTAATAATCCCAACTTACAGAATATTCCAATTCGGACTGAAAGAGGAAAGGAAGTTAGGAAAGCCTTTGTTCCAAGGAATTCAGATTATACCTTACTTAGTGCGGATTATTCTCAAATTGAACTTCGAATAATTGCTGCATTAGCCAAGGAAACGAGTATGATTGAGGATTTTAAAAATGGAGTAGATATTCATACTTCCACGGCGGCAAAGGTTTATGGATTAGCGTTGGATCAGGTTACCAAAGAGCAGCGTTCTCATGCAAAAATGGTCAACTTTGGAATAATATATGGTATTTCTGCTTTTGGTCTGGCAGAAAGGCTTAATATTTCCAGGAATGAAGCCAAGAACATTATAGATAATTACTTTCTAAAATATCCTGGAATTAAGCAATATATGGACGAAAGTATAGAAAAGGCAAGAGAAAAGGGGTATGTAGAAACCATATTAGGAAGAAGAAGGTACCTAAGGGATATCAATAGTGCCAATCAAACCGTGAGAGGATTTGCAGAACGAAATGCAATTAATGCCCCTATCCAAGGTTCTGCTGCAGATATGATTAAAATAGCAATGATTCGTGTATATCACGAAATGAAAACCAGGCAATTAAAATCGAAATTGCTTTTGCAAGTTCATGATGAGTTGGTTTTTGATGCATATAAACCTGAATTAGAGGAGCTTACAATTCTAGTAAAAGAATGTATGCAAAACGCCTTACCTTTGGATGTTCCAATTGTGGCAGAAACTGGTTTTGGAAACAATTGGTTGGAAGCACATTAA